One window from the genome of Mycobacteriales bacterium encodes:
- a CDS encoding acyl-CoA dehydrogenase family protein → MELEQFTVTEEQQALRDSVRRFLEQRSPEAEVRRVMATDEGYDAALWRDLAALGVCGLAIPEEYGGSGAGWQETAVVVEELGRALLPSPFFPSAVLSVAALLAGDDGARKEWLPSIADGSTIATLAVAEESGSWDLDAVALAARRDGDAWRLDGVKSLVPFGRAAQLLLVAARAGDGLGLFAVAGDADGLSLSAQRPLDPTSRFARLELSGVTARRVGDEAAVRRALDVGAVLLGAEQVGGARRTLEIASGYARTRTQFGRPIGGFQAVKHKCADMLLRTESAASLAAYGAWVADRPGEDLSTVAPTVKSFCSEASLFCAATNIQVHGGIGFTWEHPAHLYFKRAKTSELLFGSPSQHLLRLADALGV, encoded by the coding sequence GTGGAGCTGGAGCAGTTCACCGTCACCGAGGAGCAGCAGGCGCTGCGCGACTCCGTGCGCCGCTTCCTCGAGCAGCGGTCGCCCGAGGCCGAGGTGCGCCGGGTGATGGCCACCGACGAGGGCTACGACGCGGCGCTGTGGCGCGACCTCGCAGCGCTCGGCGTGTGCGGGCTCGCGATCCCGGAGGAGTACGGCGGGAGCGGGGCCGGCTGGCAGGAGACGGCCGTCGTCGTCGAAGAGCTCGGACGGGCTCTGCTGCCGTCGCCGTTCTTCCCCTCGGCGGTGCTCTCGGTCGCCGCGCTGCTCGCCGGTGACGACGGCGCGCGCAAGGAGTGGCTGCCCTCCATCGCGGACGGGTCGACCATCGCGACCCTTGCCGTGGCCGAGGAGTCCGGCTCGTGGGACCTCGACGCGGTCGCGTTGGCGGCGCGCCGCGACGGCGATGCCTGGCGGCTCGACGGCGTCAAGTCGCTGGTGCCCTTCGGCCGGGCGGCACAGCTGCTGCTGGTGGCTGCCCGCGCCGGTGACGGGCTCGGGCTGTTCGCCGTCGCCGGCGACGCCGATGGGCTGTCGCTGTCCGCGCAGCGCCCGCTCGACCCGACGAGCCGGTTCGCGCGCCTGGAGCTCTCCGGCGTGACGGCACGTCGTGTCGGCGACGAGGCCGCAGTGCGGCGGGCCCTCGACGTCGGCGCGGTGCTGCTCGGCGCCGAGCAGGTCGGCGGGGCACGCCGTACGTTGGAGATCGCCTCGGGCTACGCGCGCACCCGCACGCAGTTCGGCCGGCCGATCGGCGGCTTCCAGGCGGTCAAGCACAAGTGCGCCGACATGCTCCTGCGCACCGAGTCGGCCGCGTCGCTCGCGGCCTACGGCGCGTGGGTCGCGGACCGCCCCGGCGAGGACCTGTCGACGGTGGCGCCGACCGTGAAGTCGTTCTGCTCGGAGGCGTCCCTGTTCTGCGCCGCGACCAACATCCAGGTGCACGGCGGTATCGGCTTCACCTGGGAGCACCCGGCGCACCTGTACTTCAAGCGGGCCAAGACCAGCGAGCTGCTCTTCGGCAGCCCGTCGCAGCACCTGCTCCGGCTCGCCGACGCGTTGGGCGTCTGA
- a CDS encoding enoyl-CoA hydratase-related protein has protein sequence MADLEYTVDGKVATILLNRPHRKNAFTLPMIDDWADALREVTADDGVRALVLTGAGDAFCSGIDLGDLSGVEPTPLDRKRMLTHRIHRIALALEDLDKPVVAAVKGPAVGAGMDMALMCDMRFAGESARFSEGYIRVGLVPGDGGCFWLPRLVGVAKALELLLTGDFVDGREAERIGIANHCYPDDELLPKTYEFAERLAALPPVSVGVIKRATYQSLRLDLRTHLDLISSHMAVVQSTSDSREAFAAFREKRPGHFEGR, from the coding sequence ATGGCTGACCTGGAGTACACCGTCGACGGCAAGGTCGCGACGATCCTGCTCAACCGTCCGCACCGCAAGAACGCCTTCACGCTGCCGATGATCGACGACTGGGCGGACGCGCTGCGCGAGGTGACCGCCGACGACGGCGTACGCGCACTCGTCCTCACCGGGGCGGGCGACGCGTTCTGCTCCGGCATCGATCTCGGCGACCTGTCGGGCGTCGAGCCCACCCCCCTCGACCGCAAGCGGATGCTGACCCACCGCATCCACCGGATCGCGCTCGCGCTCGAGGACCTCGACAAGCCCGTTGTCGCCGCGGTCAAGGGCCCGGCGGTCGGGGCGGGCATGGACATGGCGCTGATGTGCGACATGCGCTTCGCCGGCGAGTCGGCGCGGTTCTCCGAGGGCTACATCCGGGTGGGCCTGGTGCCCGGCGACGGAGGGTGCTTCTGGCTGCCCCGGCTCGTCGGCGTCGCCAAGGCCCTCGAGCTCCTGCTCACCGGCGACTTCGTCGACGGCCGGGAGGCCGAGCGCATCGGTATCGCCAACCACTGCTACCCCGATGACGAGCTGCTGCCGAAGACCTACGAGTTCGCCGAGCGGCTGGCCGCGCTGCCGCCGGTGTCGGTAGGCGTCATCAAGCGCGCGACCTACCAGTCCCTTCGGCTCGACCTGCGCACCCACCTCGACTTGATCTCGTCGCACATGGCCGTGGTGCAGTCGACCAGCGACTCGCGCGAGGCGTTCGCGGCCTTTCGTGAGAAGCGACCGGGTCACTTCGAGGGTCGCTGA
- a CDS encoding acyl-CoA dehydrogenase family protein: protein MSAEPDLELPGDDDPRRIALRRWLDEHPHPTGRQLAEAGLVAPHWPKPWGLGADAVHQLIIDDELRRAGVRRPSNQIGIGWAGPTIVHAGTEEQKQRYLLPILAGEEIWCQLFSEPGAGSDLAGLSTRAVRDGDEWVVNGQKVWTSGAHVSKFGILLARTDPDAPKHRGITYFICPMDTPGVTVRPLIEMTGEHLFNEVFFDDVRLPAANVVGEVNDGWALAKVTLGNERVSLSSGGVLWGQGPTAYDLVDVVRAQGGAGDDELRRRVAQMYVHAEVLRTIRLRMLAASVTGKPPGPEASVRKVLADEHGQEVMDLARDLAGGNGVLHGAGPLGADGSAWSYGFLFARALTIGGGTGEVQRNILAERVLGLPRDIDVEAGKTWAESRRGA, encoded by the coding sequence GTGAGCGCGGAACCAGACCTCGAACTTCCCGGCGACGACGACCCGCGCCGGATCGCCCTACGCCGGTGGCTCGACGAGCACCCGCACCCGACCGGCCGCCAACTTGCCGAGGCCGGCCTCGTTGCGCCGCACTGGCCGAAGCCCTGGGGCCTCGGGGCCGACGCGGTGCACCAGCTGATCATCGACGACGAGCTGCGGCGGGCCGGAGTCCGGCGGCCGAGCAACCAGATCGGCATCGGGTGGGCCGGCCCGACCATCGTGCACGCGGGCACCGAGGAGCAGAAGCAGCGCTATCTGCTGCCGATCCTCGCCGGCGAGGAGATCTGGTGCCAGCTGTTTTCCGAGCCGGGGGCCGGGTCGGACCTCGCCGGGCTGTCGACCCGCGCGGTGCGCGACGGCGACGAGTGGGTCGTCAACGGCCAGAAGGTCTGGACCTCCGGGGCCCACGTGTCGAAGTTCGGCATCCTGCTCGCCCGCACCGACCCCGACGCGCCGAAGCACCGCGGCATCACCTACTTCATCTGCCCGATGGACACCCCGGGCGTGACCGTGCGGCCGCTGATCGAGATGACCGGCGAGCACCTGTTCAACGAGGTGTTCTTCGACGACGTGCGGCTCCCGGCCGCCAACGTCGTCGGCGAGGTCAACGACGGCTGGGCGCTGGCGAAGGTGACGCTCGGCAACGAGCGGGTCTCGCTGTCGTCGGGCGGGGTGCTGTGGGGCCAGGGCCCCACGGCGTACGACCTGGTCGACGTCGTGCGCGCCCAGGGCGGCGCCGGCGACGACGAGCTGCGGCGGCGGGTGGCGCAGATGTACGTGCACGCCGAGGTGCTGCGCACGATCCGGCTGCGCATGCTCGCGGCGTCGGTCACCGGCAAGCCGCCGGGTCCGGAGGCGTCGGTGCGCAAGGTGCTCGCCGACGAGCACGGCCAGGAGGTGATGGACCTCGCCCGTGACCTCGCCGGCGGCAACGGCGTGCTGCACGGCGCGGGGCCGCTCGGTGCCGACGGCTCGGCGTGGTCCTACGGGTTCCTGTTCGCCCGCGCCCTGACGATCGGCGGCGGCACCGGCGAGGTGCAGCGCAACATCCTGGCCGAGCGGGTGCTCGGGTTGCCGCGCGACATCGACGTCGAGGCGGGCAAGACGTGGGCAGAGAGCCGGCGGGGGGCCTGA
- the sppA gene encoding signal peptide peptidase SppA, translated as MATPLAAARSRVHDVRHPAPLLLELDLTADLLDDVPSDPLSALQARRRTPLRAVLDNLHDAADDPRVAGVVARVGGRPSLARVQELADAVREFRRHGKPAVAWAETFGEFGPGTSGYVLATAFDEIWLQPSGDVGLLGVAAGAWFLREALDRAGVEPQLDRRYEYKNAADLLLSREFRAAHREATARLAASAFEQVVAAIATGRGLAAADVRSLVDRAPLMAQEALDAGLVDRLGYRDEVYADLRRRLGHDGTVRLLYVGRYERRHRLPERVAGAVHRDRPVVALVHGSGAIRQGRSGRSFPTGAAMGSETVAAALRAATAAGPVKAIVFRVNSPGGSYVASDTIWREVACAREAGKPVVVSMGDVAGSGGYFVACGADAIVAQPGTLTGSIGVVGGKAVLTGLRERLGIGHGTVTEGRHALMFSAQQEFSAEEWQRLQDWLDRVYDDFTAKVAAGRGMSREQVHEVARGRVWTGADARERGLVDELGGLHRAAEIACERADLPAGTELRRYPSVGLPARLRRPRSSEDPAAAAAMHLPWGSFTDLATVLGLPAAGPLTMPGLRLT; from the coding sequence ATGGCGACGCCCCTGGCAGCGGCCCGCAGCCGTGTCCACGACGTGCGCCACCCCGCCCCCCTGCTCCTCGAGCTCGACCTCACCGCCGACCTGCTCGACGACGTCCCGTCGGATCCGTTGTCGGCGCTGCAGGCGCGCCGGCGTACGCCGCTTCGGGCCGTGCTCGACAACCTGCACGACGCGGCCGACGACCCGCGGGTCGCGGGGGTGGTGGCGAGGGTCGGCGGGCGGCCGAGCCTCGCGCGGGTGCAGGAGCTGGCGGACGCGGTGCGGGAGTTCCGGCGACACGGCAAGCCGGCGGTCGCGTGGGCGGAGACGTTCGGCGAGTTCGGGCCGGGCACGTCGGGCTACGTGCTCGCGACGGCGTTCGACGAGATCTGGCTGCAGCCCTCCGGCGACGTGGGGCTCCTCGGTGTCGCGGCCGGTGCATGGTTCCTGCGCGAGGCGCTGGACCGGGCGGGCGTGGAACCGCAGCTCGACCGGCGCTACGAGTACAAGAACGCCGCCGACCTGCTGCTGTCCCGGGAGTTTCGCGCGGCCCACCGGGAGGCGACGGCCCGGTTGGCGGCGTCGGCCTTCGAGCAGGTCGTCGCCGCGATCGCCACCGGCCGCGGCCTGGCCGCCGCCGACGTCCGGTCCCTGGTCGACCGCGCCCCGCTGATGGCGCAGGAGGCGCTCGACGCCGGGCTCGTCGACCGGCTCGGCTACCGCGACGAGGTCTACGCCGACCTGCGCCGCCGGCTCGGCCACGACGGCACCGTGCGGTTGCTCTACGTCGGTCGATACGAGCGACGCCACCGACTGCCCGAGCGGGTGGCCGGCGCCGTGCACCGCGACCGCCCGGTCGTCGCCCTCGTGCACGGCAGCGGCGCGATCCGCCAAGGGCGCAGCGGACGATCGTTCCCGACGGGAGCGGCGATGGGATCGGAAACGGTCGCGGCGGCGCTGCGGGCGGCCACGGCCGCCGGGCCGGTCAAGGCGATCGTCTTTCGCGTCAACAGCCCGGGCGGGTCCTACGTCGCGTCCGACACGATCTGGCGGGAAGTCGCCTGCGCCCGCGAGGCCGGCAAGCCGGTGGTCGTGTCGATGGGTGACGTCGCGGGGTCGGGCGGCTACTTCGTCGCCTGCGGCGCCGACGCGATCGTGGCCCAGCCCGGGACGCTGACCGGGTCGATCGGCGTGGTGGGCGGCAAGGCGGTGCTCACCGGCCTGCGCGAGCGGCTGGGCATCGGGCACGGCACGGTCACCGAGGGCCGCCACGCCCTGATGTTCTCGGCGCAGCAGGAGTTCTCGGCCGAGGAGTGGCAGCGGCTGCAGGACTGGCTCGACCGCGTCTACGACGACTTCACCGCGAAGGTCGCGGCGGGGCGCGGGATGAGCCGGGAGCAGGTGCACGAGGTGGCCCGCGGCCGGGTCTGGACCGGCGCCGACGCGCGGGAGCGCGGGCTCGTCGACGAGCTCGGCGGCCTGCACCGAGCCGCGGAGATCGCGTGTGAGCGCGCCGACCTGCCCGCCGGGACCGAGCTGCGCCGCTACCCCTCCGTCGGCCTGCCGGCACGGCTGCGGCGCCCGCGCTCCAGCGAGGATCCCGCGGCCGCGGCGGCGATGCACCTGCCCTGGGGCTCCTTCACCGACCTGGCCACCGTGCTCGGCCTGCCGGCCGCAGGCCCGCTGACGATGCCCGGCCTGCGCCTGACCTGA
- a CDS encoding acyl-CoA dehydrogenase family protein: MDAEDFEAVLKTVRQFVREEVVPREDEIEAADAVPDEIWAQAKEMGLFGFSIPEEYGGLGLTMSDEVRLAFELGYTTPAFRSMFGTNNGIGGQVILLDGTEEQKQHYLPRLATGDYVTSFALTEPDAGSDPSTLTTSARRDGEHYVINGAKRFITNAPLADLLMVFARTNPDDRGPRGISCFVVPRDTPGITLGPRDKKMGQSGAWTSEVFFDDVRVPADTLVGGVEGQGYTTAMKALARGRLHIAAICTGMAGRIIDEMTSYALTRQQSGKQISEFQLIQGLLADSQTEMYAGRAMCVDAAARYDSGEDRRMGPACCKYFCSEMVNRVADRGVQVHGGMGYMRGVPVERFYRDVRVFKIYEGTSQIQQVVIAKAMLRAAAERSG; this comes from the coding sequence ATGGACGCCGAAGACTTCGAGGCAGTGCTGAAGACCGTGCGGCAGTTCGTCCGCGAGGAGGTCGTCCCGCGCGAGGACGAGATCGAGGCGGCGGACGCGGTCCCCGACGAGATCTGGGCGCAGGCCAAGGAGATGGGCCTGTTCGGGTTCTCGATCCCGGAGGAGTACGGCGGCCTCGGGCTGACGATGAGCGACGAGGTGCGGCTGGCCTTCGAGCTGGGCTACACCACCCCGGCGTTCCGGTCGATGTTCGGCACCAACAACGGCATCGGCGGTCAGGTCATCCTGCTCGACGGCACCGAGGAGCAGAAGCAGCACTACCTGCCCCGGCTGGCGACCGGCGACTACGTCACGTCGTTCGCGCTGACCGAGCCCGACGCCGGCTCCGACCCGAGCACGCTGACCACGTCGGCCCGGCGCGACGGCGAGCACTACGTCATCAACGGCGCGAAGCGCTTCATCACCAACGCCCCGCTGGCCGACCTGCTGATGGTGTTCGCCCGAACCAACCCCGACGACAGGGGACCGCGCGGCATCTCCTGCTTCGTCGTCCCGCGCGACACGCCCGGCATCACCCTCGGCCCGCGCGACAAGAAGATGGGGCAGTCCGGTGCCTGGACCTCCGAGGTCTTCTTCGACGACGTACGGGTGCCCGCCGACACCCTCGTCGGCGGCGTCGAGGGACAGGGCTACACGACCGCGATGAAGGCACTCGCGCGCGGCCGGCTGCACATCGCGGCGATCTGCACCGGGATGGCCGGCCGGATCATCGACGAGATGACGTCCTATGCGCTGACCCGCCAGCAGTCCGGCAAGCAGATCTCGGAGTTCCAGCTGATCCAGGGTCTGCTCGCCGACTCGCAGACCGAGATGTACGCCGGACGCGCCATGTGCGTCGACGCGGCCGCGCGCTACGACAGCGGTGAGGACCGCCGCATGGGGCCCGCCTGCTGCAAGTACTTCTGCAGCGAGATGGTCAACCGGGTGGCCGACCGCGGGGTGCAGGTGCACGGCGGCATGGGCTACATGCGCGGGGTGCCGGTGGAGCGGTTCTACCGCGACGTCCGCGTGTTCAAGATCTACGAGGGCACCAGCCAGATCCAGCAGGTAGTCATCGCCAAGGCAATGCTCCGCGCGGCGGCCGAGCGCAGCGGCTGA
- the dacB gene encoding D-alanyl-D-alanine carboxypeptidase/D-alanyl-D-alanine-endopeptidase, whose protein sequence is MAPRVTRVTTVLACLLAVVIGFGAASPAGATTDPLAGLRSAVLNDLRASTAGQIAVQAQIDGHGSFGLWPTTAQAPASNQKVFTAVTALSQLGPAFRFVTAVWTDAPHVNATGIVGGVLPGNLVLRAAGDPSLRRGDLDNLATVLSRLGLRTVKGALYVDDGRFAHDSVAPGWKPRFVPDELGPVAAFSVDRNGWRGDAAYVADPTPCNAQLWRDALARHGIGVVGPTRIGRPAGAPTAQLATDGSAPLSSLVGHMLQASDNFYAEMLLREVGAHLTGHGSRATGIQALGAQARAMNVPLGAVYDGSGLSYWNREAPTELVAWLRAADASAIGPALRGGLPRSCFDGTLAARLCGPWLTGRVRAKTGTLTAVRTLSGFTATPDGRRVVFSVLLAGVRDMTAAQRQLDSAVARLARFTG, encoded by the coding sequence ATGGCCCCCCGCGTCACTCGTGTCACAACCGTGCTCGCTTGTCTGCTTGCCGTGGTCATCGGGTTCGGCGCGGCGTCACCCGCCGGCGCGACCACCGATCCGCTCGCCGGCTTGCGCAGCGCGGTCCTGAACGACCTGCGGGCCAGCACTGCGGGGCAGATCGCCGTGCAGGCGCAGATCGACGGCCATGGCTCCTTTGGCCTCTGGCCGACGACCGCGCAGGCCCCGGCCAGCAACCAGAAGGTCTTCACCGCGGTCACCGCGCTCTCGCAGCTCGGTCCGGCGTTCCGCTTCGTCACGGCCGTGTGGACCGACGCCCCGCACGTCAACGCGACCGGCATCGTCGGCGGGGTGCTGCCCGGCAACCTCGTGCTCCGTGCCGCCGGCGACCCCAGCCTGCGGCGGGGTGACCTCGACAACCTCGCCACCGTGCTGTCTCGGCTGGGCCTGCGGACCGTCAAGGGCGCGCTCTACGTCGACGACGGGCGCTTCGCCCACGACAGCGTCGCGCCGGGCTGGAAGCCGCGCTTCGTACCCGACGAGCTCGGGCCGGTCGCGGCGTTCAGCGTCGACCGCAACGGGTGGCGCGGGGACGCGGCGTACGTCGCCGATCCCACGCCCTGCAACGCGCAGCTCTGGCGCGACGCGCTCGCCCGTCACGGCATCGGGGTCGTCGGCCCGACCCGGATCGGCCGGCCGGCGGGGGCGCCGACCGCCCAGCTCGCGACCGACGGGTCGGCACCGCTGTCGTCGCTGGTCGGGCACATGCTGCAGGCCTCGGACAACTTCTACGCCGAGATGCTCCTGCGCGAGGTCGGCGCGCACCTGACCGGGCACGGCAGCCGCGCCACCGGCATCCAGGCGCTGGGCGCGCAGGCCCGGGCGATGAACGTGCCACTCGGCGCGGTGTACGACGGATCCGGCCTGTCCTACTGGAACCGCGAGGCCCCCACGGAGCTGGTCGCCTGGCTGCGTGCCGCCGACGCGAGCGCCATCGGGCCGGCGCTGCGCGGCGGGCTGCCGCGGTCCTGCTTCGACGGCACGCTCGCCGCGCGGCTGTGCGGACCCTGGCTGACCGGGCGGGTGCGGGCCAAGACCGGCACGCTGACCGCCGTCCGGACGCTGTCCGGCTTCACCGCGACTCCCGACGGCCGCCGGGTGGTCTTCTCCGTGCTCCTCGCCGGCGTCCGCGACATGACCGCCGCGCAGCGTCAGCTGGACAGCGCGGTGGCCAGGCTCGCGCGCTTCACCGGCTGA
- a CDS encoding alpha/beta fold hydrolase, translating to MAYLDRHGVGIWYDVQGSGPTVLLSHAYSTDHRLWDPTVPALADRFQVVTWDLRGHGDSDSPEDPAEYTVERVMGDMVALLDHVGADTAVVAGLSLGGFLSLEFLLAHPERVRALMLMSTGPGFRKDSARDGWNATAERFAQRYDEKGLDALPKATETAVARHRSAAGLARASRGYFSQRDARVIDSLPSIAVPTLVVVGDNDAGYQAASDYMASKIPGARKVVIPDAGHAANLENPEPFNRAVLDFLDTLP from the coding sequence GTGGCCTATCTCGACCGCCACGGTGTCGGCATCTGGTACGACGTGCAGGGCAGCGGTCCCACCGTGCTGCTGTCCCACGCCTACAGCACCGACCACCGGCTCTGGGACCCCACGGTCCCGGCCCTGGCCGACCGGTTCCAGGTGGTCACCTGGGACCTGCGCGGGCACGGCGACTCCGACTCGCCCGAGGACCCGGCGGAGTACACCGTCGAGCGGGTGATGGGCGACATGGTCGCGCTGCTCGACCACGTCGGCGCCGACACTGCGGTCGTCGCTGGACTCTCGCTCGGCGGGTTCCTCTCCCTCGAGTTCCTGCTCGCCCACCCGGAGCGGGTCCGCGCCCTGATGCTGATGAGCACCGGCCCCGGTTTCCGCAAGGACAGCGCGCGAGACGGCTGGAACGCCACCGCCGAGCGCTTCGCCCAGCGCTACGACGAGAAGGGCCTCGACGCGCTGCCGAAGGCGACCGAGACCGCGGTGGCCCGCCACCGCAGCGCCGCCGGGCTCGCCCGGGCCTCGCGCGGCTACTTCAGCCAGCGCGACGCTCGCGTCATCGACTCGCTGCCGTCCATCGCGGTGCCGACGCTGGTCGTCGTGGGGGACAACGACGCCGGCTACCAGGCGGCCAGCGACTACATGGCCAGCAAGATCCCGGGCGCGCGCAAGGTCGTGATCCCCGACGCGGGGCACGCGGCCAACCTCGAGAACCCCGAGCCCTTCAACCGAGCCGTGCTGGACTTCCTCGACACGCTGCCCTAG
- a CDS encoding carboxymuconolactone decarboxylase family protein, whose product MQKPRIAPVTDPSPEVAEMLSKTLARDGKPLNIFATVAHNPMVLKQFNRLGGQLLRRSSFGEREREVVILRVGWRCRSVYEFGQHTLIGLASGLSQDDVAALTHEDPGDRWSPRELDFIAAADDLCLHGEVSEPTWDRLAAQLSEAELVELVMLAGFYRLVSGSLRSFGVQLDEGVPGWPAGAEGV is encoded by the coding sequence ATGCAGAAGCCCCGCATCGCCCCGGTCACCGACCCGTCGCCCGAGGTCGCCGAGATGCTCTCGAAGACGCTCGCCCGCGACGGCAAGCCGCTGAACATCTTCGCCACCGTCGCGCACAACCCGATGGTGCTCAAGCAGTTCAACCGGCTCGGCGGGCAGCTGCTGCGGCGCAGCAGCTTCGGCGAGCGCGAGCGGGAGGTCGTCATCCTGCGGGTGGGCTGGCGCTGCAGGTCGGTCTACGAGTTCGGCCAGCACACGCTGATCGGCCTCGCGTCCGGGCTGTCGCAGGACGACGTCGCGGCCCTCACCCACGAGGACCCGGGTGACCGCTGGTCGCCGCGCGAGCTCGACTTCATCGCCGCCGCCGACGACCTGTGCCTCCACGGCGAGGTGTCGGAGCCGACGTGGGACCGGCTGGCCGCGCAGCTGTCCGAGGCCGAGCTGGTCGAGCTGGTCATGCTCGCCGGCTTCTACCGCCTGGTGTCGGGCTCCCTGCGGTCCTTCGGCGTACAGCTCGACGAGGGCGTGCCCGGTTGGCCGGCCGGCGCCGAGGGCGTCTGA
- a CDS encoding SDR family NAD(P)-dependent oxidoreductase — protein MEIKDKVVVVTGGGSGIGRALCQRFAREGAKAVVVVDRNLDGARETAEGLTGAQAVAEKVDVSDEGQVRDLVEKVERDIGPIDLFCANAGVGLGRGIGDDDADWMGSWNINVMAHVYAARALVPRMVERGHGYILTTASAAGLLTNLDSATYTVTKHAAVAFAEWLSMNYGDAGVKVSCLCPQGVRTPMLMAAGTHNATLAAGGVVEPEDAAEAVVQAIRDERFLVLPHPEVVEYERRRTADRDRWLAGMRRVKARMAEQG, from the coding sequence ATGGAGATCAAGGACAAGGTCGTTGTGGTCACCGGTGGCGGCAGCGGCATCGGCCGCGCGCTGTGCCAGCGCTTCGCCCGGGAGGGCGCCAAGGCCGTGGTCGTGGTCGATCGCAACCTCGACGGCGCCCGCGAGACGGCCGAGGGCCTGACCGGCGCGCAGGCGGTCGCCGAGAAGGTCGACGTCTCCGACGAGGGTCAGGTCCGTGACCTCGTCGAGAAGGTCGAGCGCGACATCGGCCCGATCGACCTGTTCTGCGCCAACGCCGGCGTCGGGCTCGGTCGCGGCATCGGTGACGACGACGCCGACTGGATGGGCTCCTGGAACATCAACGTGATGGCGCACGTCTACGCGGCGCGCGCCCTCGTACCGCGGATGGTCGAGCGCGGCCACGGCTACATCCTCACCACCGCCTCGGCGGCCGGGCTGCTCACGAACCTCGACTCGGCGACCTACACGGTGACCAAGCACGCCGCGGTCGCGTTCGCCGAGTGGCTGTCGATGAACTACGGCGACGCCGGCGTCAAGGTGTCGTGCCTGTGCCCGCAGGGCGTGCGCACCCCGATGCTCATGGCCGCCGGCACCCACAACGCCACGCTCGCGGCCGGCGGCGTGGTCGAGCCGGAGGATGCCGCAGAGGCCGTCGTCCAGGCGATCCGCGACGAGCGCTTCCTTGTGCTGCCGCACCCCGAGGTCGTGGAGTACGAACGCCGCCGCACCGCCGACCGCGACCGCTGGCTCGCCGGCATGCGCCGGGTCAAGGCCCGTATGGCCGAGCAGGGCTGA
- a CDS encoding flavin reductase family protein, translated as MSIHGEHPFLPAEDDREPVRRLRGRLAGGVTVWTALAGGRPAGLTVSSCFVVEPAQIVGVVTEDSDLLERLEESGRFTVQVLDWAQRDVADEVAGLRPAPGGVFRTRRWRDTEWGPVLEGVTTWAGCTVIDTRGLGWRRLVTAEIAYAEAGDLPDPLVWHRGDYRHLG; from the coding sequence GTGTCGATCCATGGGGAGCACCCCTTCCTGCCGGCCGAGGACGACCGCGAGCCGGTCCGCCGGTTGCGCGGCCGGCTTGCCGGCGGCGTCACGGTCTGGACGGCGCTTGCCGGCGGGCGCCCGGCCGGGCTGACCGTGTCGTCGTGTTTCGTCGTGGAGCCCGCGCAGATCGTCGGCGTCGTCACGGAGGACAGCGACCTGCTCGAGCGGCTCGAGGAGTCGGGCCGGTTCACGGTGCAGGTGCTCGACTGGGCGCAGCGCGACGTCGCCGACGAGGTCGCGGGCCTGCGCCCGGCACCGGGCGGCGTGTTCCGCACTCGCCGGTGGCGCGACACCGAGTGGGGTCCGGTGCTCGAGGGAGTGACCACCTGGGCCGGCTGCACCGTGATCGACACGCGCGGCCTCGGCTGGCGCCGGTTGGTGACGGCCGAGATCGCGTACGCCGAAGCCGGTGACCTCCCCGATCCGCTGGTCTGGCACCGCGGCGACTACCGCCACCTCGGCTGA